AAAATTGTGCATGTTGTGTGTGTCAAGAACCATTAGCCAGCCTGCATCAGTTGGACAACCACCCCACACCGAGTTTATATAAAAACTCCTATAAATGTTCAGAAATCCTTGaattctgtatataaaaaaaataatcacgaattCATACATTATCATGATTTATATGCACATGTTAGTACATAAAATGAAGAGATAAAACGTAACGATAATAGTTGTGGGGATTATTATATATACTgcctttcaaaataaaaaaaaaaacaccaattctTCGAACatttcataattcattttaaaTCCTGTATTTGtacagtaaatagttatcaaaggtaccaggattataatttagtacgcaagacgcgcgtttagtAAAATTGCCGATTACTAGATGATAAATAATAGTTATAGTCTCGTTTGATGTAACAGAATATAACCTAGCCAAGTGACGATGTCCAACAATAAGAAGAGCTTGAATGAATTTCAGTATGCACTTTGGAAGAAACCACATAATTGCACCCATTTAGATAAGCAGAAAATGCTAGCTGATGCTTCTCAATGGGACTGATCCCACAGGCATACGATATATTGATAACACTAATGAGTATGACTTGTGTCACATTTCTTTTAAGATCTGCTAGACTCCCGGAACAATTAGATCAATTCAGTTTTGTTAGGATTTGTTttgagttttgtttttttctaagaTGTGTTTTGCtaactgttatttgtctttttatattttttccttttttttaccATGAAAATGTCAGTTTGGTTTCGTCTTGTGAGTATGAATATACCTTTTTGATAAAATACATCACCAATGCATTATATGCATGTCTAAAATATGTGCTCAATGTTATCATTATCACCATTGCAGAAAATACATTTGTCTGTTTGATTAAACTCAATTTTAAATAGCTAGAAATTTAAGTTCCCATAACTCTaattataattctatattgtaatCAGAAAAGTTTGATTATTTGTGGTGTTCAGTTCATTGCCTGCTCCAACAGTGACATCAGTTGGGTTTCCTTGCTTAAATATATTTACCTTACGTCCAGTGTATATGCGgtaacaatagttatcaaaagtatcaggattatgatttagtacgccagacgcgcgtttcgtctacataagactcatcagtgacgcccatataaaaaaagttataaagccaaacaagaacaaagttgaagagcattgatgattcagaattccaaaaggttgtgctaaatacggctaaggtaatctatcccTGGGAAACAAAATTCTtagttaaaaaaatttaagttttgtaaacaccgaagtgctgactactaggttggtgataccctcggggacgaaacgtctaccagcagtggcatcgacccagtggtataaatagttatcaaaggtaccaggattataatttagtacgccagacgcgcgattcgaatacataagactaatcaatgacgctcatatcaaaatgatacatatcaaaatatttcaagCGTCGATTGATGAATAACGAATGTCTAACCATGGTTTATTACAATATTCGTAAACCATAAGTATTAAGAGACAATGAAAGCCAATAAATGGAATATTTAGCATccaatgaaatattgaataaataatcGTAATAATATCAAgcacataaaacaaataatacatattTTGGTTACAAATAACACAATGgttctttttaaatttatgtaataatttgattttgctTATTCATATGAATTAGAAATGTAGTTAACTACAAAATTGATCACTTTCACAACTTTAACAATTAGATTCCTTCATAATTTGCAACATATTAATTCATTTAGACATTCGTACTTTATAAAGCCAATATGCAGTTTTGATTACTAGTATAATTACGAGCCAATCCGGAACGTCAGAAATTGCATAACGTTAGCAATGTGATGGTATATGTTGCAGAGTATTAACTGCTAAAGAGTGTTAGTCTTAATATTTAATAATGGTGAAATACTTTGGTTAGACTTTAAACCTAGGTATTAAGTATTTTTATATGCAATTTATGGATTATGTATTGCAGGAAATCCCCTGTCAGAAGAAATTTTCATGGATCAGTTAAATAAGCATTTGAATGTCTGCCTTGATAAAATAACGAGAGATTTAAATGTTAATCTGTTCGTATAAATTCATCAAATATTGAATGAACTTATACACACTTTTAATCTGAAAAACTGATTACAGAACATATACGTCAATAGGCATAATATGGTTAATATCTCATGTAAATGAAATGGCATTTGTAGATGTCATCAAAGTTGATAGAAAAATTAGCGATCATGATGTTACATCATCATTTTAATTACCCCATTCAATCTAAAACCAAAGATTATAGAAGAGATTCTTGAATGCATTAAAGGGAACACTCGGATTTACTAATAAAATATTTCGATTAGAATTTGCGTTTATTGGCATCTGCAGATATTGATTACATTACGGATTCAACATTTAGAGTTCTCAATTCAGTAAATATTACCGCATATGATAAACCTTAATAAATTcgcaaataaaataataagatacGACCGTTTACACTAGAAAGATAAATAAGAACAATCATCTGCAGGTTTGAAAATGCTAAccaaaattatatttacatttttcaaataatttttaatcGATAAATCAATAATACTTATGCCTTTTTTGAGACTATTTTAGATATAACTTGTGgcattttaaactaaaataatcTAGTTTTTTTTCTGTAGTCAATCTTGATATTGATACACGTGAAAAATTGCACTGAAATGaaaaacatgatatttttatttgaataaatggaCATACCcataaattgaaaatacatttgttgGTACATTGCTTGTTGAATTCTGTAAATCTGTATAGCTTGAATTTTGTAACCGTTCTTTGAGAAACCAGTCAGTCTTGTTACTTTCTTTTCCATCAAATAGGAAGTATGCAACCTCTGTTCCATTTTTGTGGATGGCCAATCgaacctttttttcaaaattatttatataaattgaataattGAATAGTGCGGACTAATATGATTATAGCAAATTGATATGATTGAACTGAAAGCATTgttattaatttataaaagtcTTCAAAGGAACCTcctcaaaagtaaaagtacactatctaaagagtaaaataacaaaaattccgaacttgaaagaaaagttaatatgggaagtcccttatcaaatggcaaaattgaaAACATAATTACAACGTACGAATAGaatattcatttgtttgaaatacatcttatttattcaaaaataaactgGCAACACCAAGACCAAAATTAAAAGTCAAAATGGGAAGtacctcatcaaatggcaaaattgaaAGCCTAAATAAACCATACGAATACAAGACTCATCCGTttgaaatatttcttatttattcaaaaataaacttGCAAAACCaagaccaaaattaaaaaaaaacaaataacagtccGTATACCTGAAATAACACACACAACTAAGGACTGAGCAACATAAAATACACCAAAACCACCTCtttctgtatcatatgcccttaatATGCGCCATTTTGTATAACTTTGAAATATCGTGAAACACAAATATAGTGTATATGCTTGGCGTTTACACTTTCAAACGTACTTGAAATATAGATATGTATGgactaaattttaaaattaaaagttaaaatgaaaattgaaaaaaataccaagTTGAACATTTGTGTTGTTATGTAAGAAGTATGTTTTAAGAACTTCTCATTTCTCTCGGACACAATTTGTAGGAGCTTATATGTTTTCAAAGATATGAAATAGTTTTGTGAAACATCTGTATATCTTGCAAACCTGTTTATGAAGGCAACATTTAATGTTTCATTTCAAAcatatcatttcatttttttctatttttcaagtTGAATGTGTGTGTTGGTGCATCGAtcttattatttcatatatttgataCTGCTACATGAgtaataccagagggacagtaagactcgtaaatcgaaaataaactgacaacgccatggctaaaaatgaaaaagacaaacagacacacaatagtacacatgacacaacatagaaaactaaagattaagcaacattaaacccaccaaaaactaggggtgatctcatgtgctctggaagggtaagcagatcctgctccaaaattgacacccgtcgtgttgctcatgttataacaaatccggtaaatagtataattcgcttggtcacattcatgaaagggtaggagattgtagttacgaagtaaggaatatatccgatattaTGTGTGAAACGAGTATTCCATaagggtcaaccaactcgtgatgtcgtctgtaaaattgacgaagggattatttcaacttcaccatttgaaactcttggtttaatagcttccttgtgagcaacaaccctctatcaagaaattcATGATAGAAAACacaagcatgggaatatcgtatacattggaagatatataccccgtatgaaGGTGCTACTGGATTGTTGgaacttagaaatggaaagttcacaattggaaagctgaaatcatctcttttgtcgtgaaGTTTATTTcaaccgacttaactgtatctgttgtatcttttatcgctagttcgatgggatagatgtgttcaacatagtcaccaaattttgattgaattatttaatgagagaacatcatctatttagcggaagaagttcctgtatgaattcagcctcaaaataataaagaaacaagtcggcaagaagaggggcacagaTGGTTTCAATTGgagaatgccgacagtctgttgaaaaacacgtcctccgaacgtaacacatatgttgtcaatcaagaattcaagcatcttgataatgtttcagagaattttttgtttgaatcagagtgatcctttacaaagtaggatttatccctccttgagacaagatacttgtatctacgttggcaattcttttttatgaaacaaagcaatatcaactctttcaatttgtcttttagtttggaaagtggaatacttgtgtaaagtgtagaaaagtcaaatgtgttaatACTATATATAACATGTACCTGAACAATTCCGACTGAAGTCCATTTATTAACAATTTCCTATTTGAAATGTTCTTGGATTGGTTTCGTTAGAGACTGTGCTTGTGCGTTGTCAACATTCAAAACACTGTCGCCAGTGTAGAGGTCATACACATTTCCAGGACCTGAATAATAAATCAAAGAGATAGATAAATGATTAACATACTAATTCAGGTAGCACTCAATAATGAGATATGTAGTCTCACAATTTGgtccatgttttttttacaaaaataaaaaaaaaagtgtgcaataaaattcattttctgATAGCCGAAATTATTATAGCCTTCATACATGTTGTGAGTTTATCGGAACTTCAAGTATTATGGGCTATTTTCATATGACCCTTGGTATTGTCATATCCGTTATGAGGTAGCTgttaatgcttgaaattgcagaaaCCAATGAGGCGTTTAATAAGTGGTTTAATAGCATATACTAAAATGCTCTTGCAAATCAGATGTTTGAGTCGTACCCATTACGAAGAAAATTTGTCACATTGGTGTAAGTAATCAAGACATTGATTAATGATAGTTATCATGATAACGATGGTGTAAGATGACagcctttttatacgaccgcaaaaattaaaaaaaaatttgctcgtatattggtatcactaagacattttgttttcgcactctaactttagtaaaagtaattagatatctatgaaatttaaacgcaAGGTTtcattaaaggaaggttgggattaattttgggagttttggtcccaacaatttaggtaaaaggggccaaaaggggcccaaataagcatttgtcttggttttcgcacaataactttagtataagtaaacgttcattatcactgaactagtatatatttgtttaggggccagctgaaggacgcctccgggtgcgggaatgtctcgctgcattggagacctgttggtaaccttctgctgttgttttttctatggtcgggttgttgtctctttgacacattccccatttccattctcaattttattagaaatctatgaaattttaacataaggtctatgaccacaaaaggaaggttgggattgattttgggattttttgtcccaacgaattaggggccaaaagggtccaaaattaaactttgtttgatttcatcaaaaattgaactattggggttctttgatatatcaaatctaaccgtgtatttagattcttaatttttggttccgttttcaaattggtctatattaaggtccaaagggtccaaaattaaaattagtttgatttcaacaaaaattgaaatcttggggtcctttgatatgctgaatctaaacatgcacttagttttttgattatgggctcagttttcaagttggtccaaatcggggtccaaaattaaactttgtttgatttcaataaaaattgaatatattgggttcttcaatatgctgaagctaaccatgtatttagatttttaatatttaggaccggttatcaaattggtccagatggaggtctaaagggtccaaaattgaactttatttgattttcatcaaaaattaaattattggggttctttgatatgatgaatctaaccatgcatttagattttggatattggaataccacaaagggatggtaagaattgtctttgagagttatggctcaaaccgttatggaataaggtgcaaaaaaggggaaaaagggtttccaggttaatggacaataACTTAAATACAAAACATagtttaaaagcagtgtaaggtttGTATttgaaactcattttaatatctcacctaaactgatcttaaattatgtatattggaaatttgccaaaaactttattttaatgaacttcattggaaatttgccaatagaaaaatgttgcattggagttatctttctttgtccagaatagtagttaaatcaacttaaatcatgacattttatattttatgatgtatttttaaaaaaatgagtagttattgttgaaaactcccTTAGAAATTTGacttgagatcatttttggaataagggaaagggagaggggaaaaaaattggtggggttcattttttcatatttcagatttcagaaatgaaaaagaaaatttcttcaaatatcaaaggattaatattcaacagcatagtgaattgcccagaagcaaaaaaaaaaaaaaaaacatttttagaccacattcattctgtgtcataaacctatgatgtgtcaactatttaatcacaatccaaattcagagctgtatccagtttgaaatttgtgtccatactagccccaaccgttaagggttcgacctctgcggtcgtacaAAGCTGTGCCCTGCAAGCATCTGGTTTAAGGTTGACCGCATTCGAAAAGTTCAATTTGCAAAATGTTGTCTGTTGTGAtttaaaaactgaaatttttGATTGAATAGATGCATCTAGCTTAGGGCTAAATCC
Above is a window of Mytilus galloprovincialis chromosome 7, xbMytGall1.hap1.1, whole genome shotgun sequence DNA encoding:
- the LOC143084216 gene encoding uncharacterized protein LOC143084216, producing MVTVISEFGGTVMVRLAIHKNGTEVAYFLFDGKESNKTDWFLKERLQNSSYTDLQNSTSNVPTNVFSIYGSFYINSVWGGCPTDAGWLMVLDTHNI